One Chitinophagaceae bacterium C216 genomic window carries:
- the sasA_1 gene encoding Adaptive-response sensory-kinase SasA, whose amino-acid sequence MLSTKNLSPKQLAFYTALALSLPVSILLYIIEQRWLLASASFFVLLVGGYALISFVLHKFIYRKIKLIYKLIYQTKATKREKMYYKYILPKKSIDEVADDVEAWAQENQKKMEQLKANEAFRREFLQNLSHEFKTPIFAIQSYVDTLLQEDSDDPALRKKFLQKAAKNIERLTGLLNDLDEISRLERGELILNKTNFVIQDLLKDAFESISIHAEANNIRFNIKKGCDTPVVVHADKEKIRQVVINLLENAIRYGKKNGTIKAGIYITDDKRILVEISDDGIGIPEEYLSRIFERFYRTDKGRSMYVGGSGLGLAICKHIIEAHDQTIHIRSTPGVGTTVGFTLHAKKD is encoded by the coding sequence ATGTTAAGTACAAAAAATTTATCACCTAAGCAATTGGCTTTTTATACCGCATTGGCACTTTCGCTGCCGGTAAGCATCTTGTTGTATATTATAGAACAGCGCTGGCTTCTGGCATCAGCTTCTTTTTTTGTGCTATTGGTAGGAGGGTATGCGCTCATTTCTTTTGTACTGCATAAGTTTATCTATCGTAAAATAAAGCTAATTTATAAGCTTATTTATCAAACAAAGGCTACCAAGCGGGAGAAGATGTATTATAAATATATTCTCCCCAAAAAAAGTATTGATGAAGTAGCGGATGATGTAGAGGCATGGGCCCAGGAGAACCAGAAGAAGATGGAGCAGCTAAAGGCCAATGAAGCTTTCAGAAGAGAGTTTCTGCAGAACCTTTCTCACGAATTCAAGACTCCCATTTTCGCCATACAAAGTTATGTGGATACGTTACTACAGGAAGATTCAGATGACCCGGCACTGCGCAAAAAATTTTTGCAAAAGGCAGCTAAGAACATAGAGCGGCTGACGGGATTATTAAACGATCTGGATGAAATATCGCGTTTGGAGCGGGGGGAACTGATATTAAATAAAACAAATTTTGTGATTCAGGATTTGTTGAAAGATGCCTTTGAAAGTATTTCCATACATGCCGAAGCCAATAATATTCGCTTCAATATTAAGAAAGGGTGCGACACACCCGTGGTGGTGCATGCCGACAAGGAAAAAATTAGACAGGTTGTTATCAATCTCCTCGAAAACGCCATTCGTTATGGTAAGAAAAACGGTACTATCAAAGCCGGTATCTACATAACAGATGATAAGCGCATACTGGTAGAAATCAGTGATGACGGTATCGGCATTCCAGAAGAGTATCTCTCTCGTATTTTCGAGCGATTTTATCGTACCGACAAAGGGCGTAGCATGTATGTGGGCGGTAGCGGTTTAGGCCTTGCCATTTGTAAACATATCATCGAAGCCCACGACCAAACCATTCATATTCGCAGTACACCAGGTGTGGGCACCACAGTAGGATTTACTCTGCACGCCAAAAAAGATTAA
- the phoP gene encoding Alkaline phosphatase synthesis transcriptional regulatory protein PhoP, with product MDTKGHKILIADDELDILEILSYNLAKEGYEVITASNGDEAIDKAMKHRPSLIILDMMMPKKNGVQVCQILRAQEQFKDTLIMFLTALNDELTQIRGLETGADDYVSKPISPKVLLSRVAALLRRVQKEVSSKIIKVANITIDPERFIVLVDDREVVLAKKEFELLYLLALKPGRVFLRNEILSAVWGNDVIVGDRTIDVHIRKIRQKLELDCITTVKGVGYKFEI from the coding sequence ATGGATACTAAAGGCCATAAAATACTAATTGCTGACGACGAGCTCGACATTCTGGAAATCTTATCCTATAATCTGGCTAAAGAGGGTTACGAGGTAATTACAGCTAGTAATGGTGATGAAGCCATAGATAAGGCCATGAAGCATAGGCCCAGCTTGATTATTCTGGATATGATGATGCCTAAAAAGAATGGCGTACAAGTTTGTCAGATTTTACGGGCACAGGAGCAGTTTAAGGACACATTGATTATGTTTTTAACAGCACTGAATGATGAACTGACGCAAATTAGAGGATTAGAAACCGGTGCTGATGATTATGTGAGCAAGCCTATAAGTCCCAAAGTATTGTTGAGCCGTGTGGCTGCATTATTACGGAGGGTGCAGAAAGAGGTCTCCAGCAAGATTATTAAAGTAGCTAATATTACAATCGATCCCGAGCGGTTTATTGTGCTGGTAGATGATCGGGAAGTGGTGTTAGCTAAAAAGGAGTTTGAGCTACTCTATTTGTTGGCTCTAAAACCCGGCCGCGTATTTCTTCGAAACGAAATTTTAAGCGCCGTTTGGGGTAATGATGTAATTGTAGGTGATCGAACTATTGATGTTCATATTCGAAAAATACGTCAGAAGCTGGAGTTAGATTGTATTACTACGGTGAAAGGAGTGGGGTACAAATTTGAAATATGA